TTCTTCAAAAGGGGAAACGAATTGAACGTATCAATTACCAGATCAGTGCCAACTGCAGCAGGTTGCAGAATAAAGTTTCTGGAAAATCTAAACGGGTATACCtcacttttgtttttaatgtgatgAAAATTCCCTCCCTCGTGTAAGGAAATAtttagcaagattttttttacacactcacacacacaaagaaactcTGTAGAACCTATCTGTTCTCAAGAAAACTTCATTTTTCATTATGGAGCTATCAGAAATAGGGAGGGGAGAGAACCGGTTCGGAAGTGTGCGTTGGTACACATACTCCTTCCATCATAGCATAAAGAATTGCATACTGTCAAGTTGATCCCGACATGTGGCAACCCTTctcggggttttctaggtacgaAACACTGAGAAGttgtttactattctcttcttctctgGCTGCACTGGGACATTGCtttcccaagaccacacagatTGGCTTCTCTCCCAGGAGTCacagtgggaactgaactcctgaccCCTGGTGCTACAAATCAGGTGTGCCAATTCACTAAGCTATTCAGCTAGCAAAACATAGTGTTCCAGGTCTTTCTGTCCCTTTGCTCAGAGATCACTGGAAAATGGGGCAGATGGCTGCTATGtagaaaaacattattttgtttGGAGACCTTGCTCATCTTCTGGGAATGGTGAGCAGCAGCACAGGCTCATACGAACTTGCATATGCATGCTTCTGCCGTCAGCTTCTCTGAGCTGTGCTGGTAGCTTAGAAGGAAAGATGGGTAATACTTTTAAGAACAATAATGACCTGTCCTGTTGCTGTCTAGTTTAGGTTTAGTGAACTTAGCAGGATTGTCTCACGAGTCTACTAACAAATCTTGTGAAGTAGGTTGTGCTGAGACAGGTAAGTTGGGTAACATCAATTGAATGTGTTTCCTACTGAATAAGCTTGTTAGTTTTGTCCATATCTAAAGAGGAACCTGATAACATATAATGCACAACATGATTTGTTCTAAGACTTTTTTTATTTGTGTCAGTGAAAGAATGCTGCTTCACTTTAAGGCTGCAGTTCTGTATTGGGAATCCatcctcactgaattcagtggaaatTCCCTCTGTGTCGATGTGCAGAACTACATGGCTAGTAAGCATATccactagtaaaaaaaaaaagcatactgCTCCCACATGTCATTTTCCACACCCCTAATTAACTGCATGCTGTGTTTTTACGCAGGGAGCTCAGTTTCTAACAGAACTTGCCCCCCTGTGTCGAATATCCTGTTCAGATGGAGAAGAATATACCATATATAGGTAAGTTTGTGTAGGGCTGTTTATTGatattgctttgcttttattgatCTACAATTTACTAAATGAAAATTTCTGCAGCTGTATAAGAGGAAAATTAATAGAAGTGAATGAAAATATTCTGGATAATACATCTCTCCTCCAAGAAAAGGTGAGCATTTCAAACTAGACATtagttccttctcttttccttacCGCCCCCTCCCCCGCTTTTTATCTcactctttattcttttttaccTTCTCCCTAGCCTTTCACGGAGGGATACATTGCAGTTGTACTCCCAAAGTttgaagaaagcaagaaaataacTGAAGGGCTTTTGACGCGGAAAGAATATGAAGCAGTTTTGTCAAAACGGTTTAATTCCATTCCATGATACAATACCAAGAATGAGATCTACATATATTTCGTAACAAAAATATGAATTCTGTAAGACACTTTCCAGTATATCCCATTATAGtaactttcatattttaaaagtggTGAAAATGAGATAAAAATTCTGTGATTTTGCAACAGCAACATTATTGATAAAGTTGTTCATTTTCAGCCAAATGAGGCACAATAAAGACAATTTCAGGCACTTGTTATAGTATGAAATGTGCTTAAATCTGTCTCAGTGTCAATGAAACTTCAAATGACTTCATGGCTGGACTTCAACCCTAGTGTTTTATTTAGAGGAGCAAGGCCAAAATATTGTCCAGGTTTGCGTCAATGAAAGTTTTTGTTTGCTAACAGTACACGTTTGTCTTCTATTAAGTGAAAACTGAATTGGGACAACATACAATCAGATTTTTACTACTACTAAAAATTCTGTTGTCAAAGGTTTTAGCATTGAAGCTTCTATCtgaatgaagcaaaacaaagtcaATACCACAACGGAATACTTACCATCACACACAGCAGTCCCTATCCTATATTGGCTTCAGACATCCAATTTTGGGGGcagaccttccaggacctttcccCATGCTTGCTAGCTTTCTACCCATACAGCTGGTGGGAATGATGATGTGGTTGAAATTGCAAAAGCAAAGTGACAAGTGGTTGATGACTCAGTtgtcttttttatcttttttttgtcCTACATAGCCCTTCCTTTGTGGGCTTAAGTCAAATAGGATTCGAAAACCTCTCACTGTCATTCACTCACAGATTTCTATTCTAAAATAAGGTAAAAGTCAGGCAATGCAATCTACAGTAATTgtattaatgattttttaaaaccatctcTGTTTACAGTATTCCAGATTGGGGTCTGTAAATAAGTGCTGATATTAAAATCTAAACAGTGAAACACAGGACCAATGCACATAATGATATCTTAGTTAACACAGCAagaaaacatacatttaaaaaagcttgaaaaaaattatttcatctGTACTTAAAAAAAGTAATGCCCTCTTTGTAGTGACTGGCTTTAATACCTACAATCTGTTTTTGACGTTAACTTTGTTCtagctaaaaaaataataatgctctAATGTTACATGTAAGGCAACACTCCTCAACACACAAAGAAGTTATTCCTACCAAACAGCTGATTTATTTCAGGTAGATGCTTAGATCACATtgtagaaattatataaaggtgTGTGTGATACAGAAAGGAGCAAGGCAAAAGCAAGTTCTTAATTACAGCTGGTTTGATTAACACTACTTATCTTTCATATTTAGCCTTAATAAGCTGGTAGACTTATTTTATAAAACTGAGGTTTTGTGATGGCCTTCATCATTAAAGCTTTCTTGTAACTAAGACTTCTATAAGAAAGGACAACAATGTGAGTTTCTATGGACCAAATCTAGCCCTTTAAAGAgatgctgcctttctcttctcccactaCACCCTTCCTATTGCCAAATCATGTGGTTAAAGTGGGGTCTGTGGCAATAGAACCTGATGTCAGAAAGTGGGAATTGACATGCCAGTCCAACTTTTGTTATTCCTTTTCCCAAAGCAGCCCCTTGCAGAGTAACTACTCGTAACAGACCAGAGTCCTAGGTTAAACAAGTTAAACAAAAAACAGTAGATTTCTATGTAGCTTATCCAGGACTACCCAGTTTGTGTGCATAAGCATCCATAGCAGCATCTTTGGAGTTTAAAGAATAAGACATTCATAAGTGTAcacgatttttaaaaatagcagtatTAAGTGTGAACAAAAAATATGCAGCCATTAAAGTTGACTGTTGCTTTTGTTAACTGCCAAGTACCATGACATCTATTAGATGTGAAAAGGTTACAGATGCCCTTTCTAACCTGGTTTCACCTTCCTCAAAAGAAAGCAATTAGAACAGGCTTTATGTATAGCTCCTGTTAGGAAACCTTTTCATTCCCTTCAAGTGCCTTAGAAGTGTTTATTCTCCAAAACGGTGAGGTTTGCTACATGTTGTTCCAAGGATTTGATCCCAAATGAGTCAGTTATCCCAGCCAAGCCACTACTTTCTCTTGGAGCTGCATGTAGACCATTTTCTTTCCAAGGAGGATGTGCTCTGAAATAACCATTTCCTGCTTTATGCTGCAAAGAATATAGTTGATAAAAAGAGAAATTGGTGTTCTTTCCACAAATGCGCTTATTTTGCCCTATTTACAGAAATGCAAACTCACCTTCCTCAGTAACTTGCAGCTGAGGGGAAGAACTTGCACTAGTATATCCAGAATATTCTTCCCTTTGTGAATACAGGTATCCACCTAAATACATAGGAGATTGAGGGAAGAAattagcatttatttttatttgtttgtttgtttgtttgttttatttatttgatttataccccgcccatctggcctataagaccactctaggtggaaTGTAAAAAATACCATTCCCTCAAAGCACATCTATTAGTGGTTCAGACTCCATTACAGTTTATTTTTTTGCTCTCTGTGGCATTTCTCGCTTTCTGAAAGAGGTAAAGGGCACAATCTACCCAGATTTCTCTTGCCAACTGAAATGTACAAAAACAGTAAATAGCAATGATAGTGCAGTTGCACagttccaattacagtggtgcctcgcataacgtttgcttcgtttaacgttttttcgcttaacgtttattttttcagagtcagattgtgcttcgtataacgtttttccctatgggcgattttcgcatagcatttttgggaccatgcttcgcttaacgttttttgttttaggtcccctgcttcacttaacgatgtttttttttcaattaaaaaagtgtcttagaagggtcaaaaacggttctaaatgcttggattcgttagaggaccccttaagacatgtgcaaacctgatttggctttgatctgacttttcgttaattttttgtgaatttttgttttttggcccataggaaccaatggacctgtcaaaatctgacagctccatgctttcctatgggggagaaaacaatttacaaaaaattaacgaaagttcagatcaaagccaaatcaggtttgcacacaacttagggggtcctctaacgaacccaagaatttagaacagttgctgagtcttcattaattttttgtgaattttttcttcccccataggaaataatggagctgtcagattttgacagctgtcaaaagttgggggaaaaaaattcaccattaattaacgaaaagtcagatcaaagccaaattaacttttgcatccgttttagagggtgcagaagctaatccaagcatttaaaaccatttttgacccttttatgacacacttaattttgcaaaaattgacttcgcaaagccattgaaacatattgagtcagctacaatacattccaatggaggatacattgtatcgtttaacgatgtttcctatgggttttttcgcttaaggacggcaatccgtgcctattggaacggattaaccggtttccaatgcatctctatgggaaatggtgtttcgcataaagtttttttcgcataaggggttttttttttgaaccaattaaaaacgttatgcgaggcaccactgtacttaaacaGACATTTTGTTAGAATATCCTGCTAAATTGTGTCCCAGAACTGGAATTGTGAACTGATTGAAggtatttaataaaatatatcaaCTGGCCCAAATCTTGTGCAGCTACAGTTACACAGctcaatatgcaacagataatgtctacagtgattccTTAATGTAAGGCAATTAACTTCCAAAGTTCATTTGTGCTACACCAGTGTAACTATGTgaaaggatttgggccattatctGGTTTTAACTAGCTGattgattacatttttaaaatcactgctGACATAGCCTATGTTGACTCCTGCAGAAGGTTGATTAGTTGCTATTTCAAAGTGTGTTTCAATCCTAATAGAAAATGACTTTATTTTAGTAATTTCACACTCTATTCAAAATTCAGCATATGGAACCAACACTGTTGTTCTTATATCAACCTACTTATATCAACCATCAACCTACTTCCAACTTAACAGTAGTAAGCAATGGGGATAGAGGAGAGAACGGagcaagaaagaatggaaatttgTCTCCTCCAAAAGTGtaattaacaaccctgctcaggtcttgcaaactaaaggccatggcttcctttgtcAGTCCATCTAAttgtttttctcttcctgctgctttcaacttttatTACCAATACTATCTTTTCCATGAGTTCTCTCTTATGATATGTACAAAGTATGAAAAAAACCtcatttaatcatttttgcttttagagtttaggcttgatttgatctagcacccatttgtttgtctttctggcaatccatggTACCATATTCATAAATCTCCAATCCCAAATATTGGACgaattaatttttcttcttgtCAGCTTTTTCCACTGTCAAGCTTTCACAGCTGTATACAGCAATCAGGAATTTGATAAtctggatgatcttggctttaGTCTTCAGAGACGCATTCTTAttcttgaggatcttttctagttgcttcagagctgcccttccaagtctcagactTCCTCAGACTTCCTGtatgcagtcttcatttggattgatgattgaaacaaTGTGCTGAACATCATTTAACTATTTTGATTGTTTCACTGTCAACCTAAAATGTAATTCTCCTGtagtcatgttttttttccttcttaatgttcagttatTGCTTTAGCATTTTCTTCTCCTTGCTCAGAAATCATTTCAAATCCTTGCTTTCTTTCAGTAATACAGTACCATGTGCATATCTTGAATTACTAATATTTCtttcactcctcctttatctTAATCTAACCTAATCTTTCACAGGTTTTGTTAaagaacataaagaaagaaacaaagtatCAAGAGTTTGTTTGAAACTTGCTAAACAGTTTACCTTTGTAAAAGTTGCCGTTTTACCCTGGACAAGAGTTCTAGCTGTTACTTGAAGCTGCTGACATGCAGGGACCATCCTGTCAATCTCTCGCAGAAGCAAGGGCTTGTCATCATCTTCTAGCTGAAACAgtaattaatttgaaatattaatTGAACTAAAATTGTCTGCAGAGCCATTGAATTATCAAATGGCAGAAAACAGGCTTCTTAAGAATAAGAGGCTATTCAACTGAAGAGCAGCTCTCAGTTACAGTCCAAATATTTATAGCTTTTTTTCAGGTGGGGTTTAGAACAAGCGTACGTGAACCATTTGTTCTACTGGAACAAATAAGTCACTCAACTAGTCTTCCAATGGCCTGATGAAAATACTTGTTTCTAACTCCATTTATGTCAATGTGAGGCAAATGAACAGTGAGGATGGAGGAGAGAACGGagcaagaaagaaatgaaaattcaGTTGCCATGCTGTCCAGCTGGCTGGGTTTTTCCTTGAATTCTAGTCCCATGCCACTTTGTATTTCTTATTACCTGCCCTGGATTCCCAGCTTTCACTGAAAAAAGAGTAAAAGTATATAAAGTCTCCGGCAGATAaaagaatatattaaaataatcaaaGAAAAAATAGCTAGTTTCCTATctgtaaagcagctgtgaaaagAATACTTCTGAATAGGAAATTAAGAATGTGTCTGCTCACTCATTAATCCTTTTATGGCCCACCACATGATTCGTATGATAAGCAAATAATTTGTGTAATGTTGCTGCCTGAATATGGGATATTAAAATATGCTAACCCTGAAAAAAACTGGTGCTTGTTGAAGATTAGGAAGACAGGAGGAGAGTTGAGGGGTATAACTGAAAAGGCACTGGGTGCTGGATTCAGGGGTTATTAACCCAtacaaggggacgtggtggcgctgcgagttaaac
This sequence is a window from Pogona vitticeps strain Pit_001003342236 chromosome 4, PviZW2.1, whole genome shotgun sequence. Protein-coding genes within it:
- the ABITRAM gene encoding protein Abitram; the encoded protein is MAAEGPAGSAAMATVPAVTERYFTRWYKPDVKGNQCEDHCILQHSNRICVVTLADAHPLLQKGKRIERINYQISANCSRLQNKVSGKSKRGAQFLTELAPLCRISCSDGEEYTIYSCIRGKLIEVNENILDNTSLLQEKPFTEGYIAVVLPKFEESKKITEGLLTRKEYEAVLSKRFNSIP